In Saccharomonospora marina XMU15, one genomic interval encodes:
- a CDS encoding MFS transporter produces MAVATPSRPEVAGRVRTAAFSLVAVALFLLMFAASAPSPLYVVYQRMWGFTPATLTAVFAVYVLGLLVMLVSAGALSDYVGRKPVLVSAIVAEAGSMLLFVLAEDVGWLYAARILQGLATGAATGAISAALIDLERRPGTGALVNSATPTAGLAVGALGVGLLVQFAPAPTKLVYILLLVAFLGTAIALLFTPEPVTRRPGALRSLRPQLGVPPGKLRAFLTVLPSLVVPWTLGGLYLSLGRSLVVDILGIDNPVAGGLVVFLLTGTGAAASVLVRNWQPQAAMTVGASALAVGVAAVLVALAVAFAPLFFAATVLGGFGFGATFLGAFRTATALAPPGGRAALVATIYTACYLSFSLPSLAAGLAATHVGLPVTATWYGLMVITLAILAIVARRLRPKVR; encoded by the coding sequence ATGGCCGTCGCGACCCCGAGCAGGCCCGAGGTGGCAGGCCGGGTGCGGACGGCCGCGTTCTCGCTGGTCGCCGTAGCGCTGTTCCTGCTCATGTTCGCCGCGAGCGCGCCCTCGCCGCTCTACGTCGTGTACCAGCGGATGTGGGGGTTCACGCCCGCGACGCTGACCGCGGTTTTCGCCGTGTACGTGCTCGGCCTGCTGGTCATGCTGGTGTCGGCCGGTGCGCTGTCGGACTACGTCGGCCGCAAACCCGTGCTGGTCAGCGCCATCGTCGCCGAAGCGGGCAGCATGCTGCTGTTCGTGCTTGCCGAAGACGTCGGCTGGCTGTACGCGGCGCGGATTCTGCAGGGCCTCGCCACCGGGGCGGCGACCGGAGCCATCAGCGCGGCACTGATCGACCTGGAGCGCAGACCGGGCACGGGCGCGCTGGTGAACAGCGCGACCCCGACCGCGGGTCTGGCTGTCGGCGCGCTCGGGGTGGGGTTGCTCGTGCAGTTCGCTCCCGCCCCGACGAAACTGGTGTACATCCTGCTGCTCGTGGCGTTCCTCGGCACGGCCATCGCGCTGCTGTTCACCCCCGAACCCGTGACTCGCAGGCCGGGCGCGCTGCGTTCGCTTCGCCCCCAACTCGGGGTCCCGCCCGGCAAGCTACGGGCGTTCCTCACGGTGCTGCCCTCGCTCGTGGTGCCGTGGACGCTCGGTGGCCTGTACCTGTCGCTCGGCCGCTCGCTGGTGGTCGACATCCTCGGCATCGACAACCCGGTGGCGGGTGGGCTCGTCGTGTTCCTGCTCACCGGCACCGGTGCGGCGGCGTCGGTGCTGGTGCGGAACTGGCAGCCACAGGCCGCGATGACCGTGGGCGCGAGCGCACTCGCGGTCGGCGTTGCCGCGGTGCTGGTCGCGCTGGCGGTGGCCTTCGCCCCGCTGTTCTTCGCCGCCACGGTCCTTGGCGGGTTCGGTTTCGGTGCCACGTTCCTCGGTGCCTTCCGCACCGCCACCGCACTGGCCCCGCCCGGTGGCAGGGCCGCGCTCGTGGCGACCATCTACACGGCCTGCTACCTGTCCTTCAGCCTGCCCTCGCTCGCGGCCGGGCTCGCCGCGACCCATGTCGGCCTTCCGGTGACGGCCACCTGGTACGGGCTGATGGTGATCACCTTGGCGATCCTCGCGATCGTGGCGAGGCGGCTGCGGCCGAAGGTACGGTAG
- a CDS encoding thiamine pyrophosphate-binding protein, whose translation MPKTGARSLVDALTELGVEVVFGLPGVHNLPIWDELESTGIRLIGVRHEQAAGYAADGYARTTGRLGVALVTTGPGAANTLAAVGEANASASPVLVIATDIPSTLRRKGTVRGVLHETSDQRALFAPITKGAINVDHPDAIAAAVRRAGRLAQRPQSGPVYLGIPTDFLREQVVRRHDVEPTDRLPAIAFEDLSAARGVLSAAARPLIWAGGGALRSGAGEVIGKLAERLAAPIVTTFAARGLVPPDHPCLAPNPVHTPEVGALWDEADVVLAVGTDFDGLMTQNWHMPRPGRLIAINVDAADANKNYPPDLLLQGDARDVVEQLLVGLAPSSGIDELTRRLDEIESRVRRRVRKEEPQAAEFLAALKETLPEGSVLVADMCVAGYWIGGFYRVAGPRQLAYPMGWGTLGFAFPASLGVAAAGASRAVCVTGDGGFLFGCAELATAIQQKLPITVVIVDDGGYGMLRYDQTREGLPHRGVDLATPDFVGLAKSFGVYADRVDGFGRAFRRLLREFTRAEEPNVLVVSAELSPPLNTSPRWYRK comes from the coding sequence GTGCCAAAGACCGGAGCCCGCAGCCTCGTCGACGCACTGACCGAACTCGGCGTCGAAGTAGTCTTCGGTCTGCCCGGCGTGCACAACCTGCCGATCTGGGACGAGTTGGAGAGCACCGGAATCCGGCTCATCGGTGTGCGCCACGAGCAGGCCGCGGGTTACGCGGCCGACGGCTACGCCCGCACCACCGGCAGGCTCGGCGTCGCGCTGGTGACAACGGGCCCCGGTGCCGCGAACACGCTCGCGGCCGTCGGCGAGGCCAACGCGTCCGCCTCACCGGTGCTCGTCATCGCCACCGACATCCCCTCGACGCTGCGCAGGAAGGGAACCGTCCGGGGTGTGCTGCACGAGACGAGCGACCAGCGGGCGCTGTTCGCACCGATCACCAAGGGCGCGATCAACGTCGACCACCCCGACGCCATCGCGGCGGCGGTGCGCAGGGCGGGACGGCTGGCGCAGCGCCCGCAGAGCGGACCCGTCTACCTCGGCATTCCCACCGACTTCCTGCGTGAGCAGGTGGTGCGCCGCCACGACGTCGAGCCGACCGATCGGCTACCCGCGATCGCGTTCGAGGACCTCAGCGCCGCACGTGGCGTGCTGTCCGCCGCGGCGCGCCCGCTGATCTGGGCAGGTGGGGGCGCTCTGCGTTCGGGCGCGGGCGAGGTGATCGGAAAACTCGCCGAACGACTCGCGGCGCCCATCGTCACCACCTTCGCCGCACGCGGGCTGGTGCCGCCGGACCACCCGTGCCTGGCCCCCAACCCGGTGCACACCCCGGAGGTCGGCGCGCTGTGGGACGAGGCCGACGTGGTACTGGCCGTCGGCACCGACTTCGACGGTCTGATGACCCAGAACTGGCACATGCCCCGGCCTGGCAGGCTCATCGCGATCAACGTCGACGCGGCCGACGCCAACAAGAACTACCCGCCCGACCTGCTGTTGCAGGGCGACGCGCGAGACGTGGTGGAGCAGTTGCTCGTCGGCCTCGCGCCCAGCAGTGGCATCGACGAGTTGACCCGCCGCCTCGACGAGATCGAGTCGCGGGTGCGCAGGCGGGTGCGTAAGGAGGAGCCGCAGGCCGCCGAGTTCCTTGCCGCGTTGAAAGAGACGCTGCCGGAAGGCTCCGTACTCGTGGCGGACATGTGCGTTGCCGGGTACTGGATCGGCGGCTTCTACCGCGTGGCGGGACCACGCCAGCTGGCCTACCCGATGGGCTGGGGCACGTTGGGCTTCGCCTTCCCGGCCTCGCTCGGGGTGGCGGCCGCCGGTGCGAGCAGGGCGGTGTGCGTCACCGGTGACGGCGGGTTCCTGTTCGGTTGCGCGGAGTTGGCCACCGCGATCCAGCAGAAGCTGCCCATCACGGTGGTGATCGTCGACGACGGCGGCTACGGGATGCTGCGCTACGACCAGACCCGCGAGGGACTGCCGCACCGCGGTGTCGATCTGGCCACACCCGACTTCGTGGGCCTCGCGAAGTCGTTCGGTGTCTACGCCGACCGGGTCGACGGTTTCGGCAGGGCGTTTCGCAGGCTGCTGCGCGAGTTCACCAGGGCCGAGGAGCCGAACGTGCTGGTGGTCAGCGCGGAGCTGAGCCCGCCGCTGAACACCTCGCCCCGCTGGTATCGAAAATAG
- a CDS encoding beta-xylosidase/alpha-l-arabinosidase, translated as MTEPTWRDPSLPARLRAEALLAELTLEEKLSQLGSAWPGNDEISGNVAPMQEVFARGGSNGEHGVGHLTRVFGTAPVSATEGVDRIAALQREVVEGTRLRIPAIVHEECLTGFTTYGATVYPSPLACAATFDPGLVERMAAAIAEDMRSVGVHQGLSPVLDVVRDPRWGRVEETMGEDPYLVATMGTAYVRGLEDGGIIATLKHFVGYSASHAARNHAPVSIGPRELRDVLLPPFEMAIRDGGARSVMNAYVDLDGVPVAASDELLTTVLRQEWGFDGVVVSDYWAIPFLRTMHGVADTSGGAGALALAAGIDVELPHTLCYGKELLELVRCGDLAEQVVDRSVLRLLQQKAELGLLDPDWTPRPDAGADVDLDSARNRELARQLAERSVVLLGNDGTLPMAAESGHIAVVGPCADQPQAFLGCYSYPNHVLPRYPELDLGVDVPSLVTALRTEFPAARFTTKLGCPVSEPDTSGIADAVAAAKQADVCVAVVGDRSGMFGGGTSGEGCDAADLSLPGVQEQLLDELLATGTPVVVVVVSGRPYALGRHADRAAALVQAFLPGEEGGPAVAGVLSGRINPSGRLPVQLPRDPGGQPATYLHPPLGGNSQGISNLDPTPLFPFGHGLSFTEFRYERLRLSAQRVPTDGELSISVEIRNVGERAGEEVVQLYLRDVLAQVTRPVRQLAGYARVGLPAGGRARVTFRLHADRTNFTGTDLRRIVEPGTVEVFVGASVAELPCSGRFELTGPLRQVGPDRVLTTPAEVTVLSD; from the coding sequence ATGACGGAACCGACGTGGCGCGACCCTTCCCTGCCCGCGCGGCTACGCGCGGAAGCCTTGCTGGCCGAGTTGACGCTGGAGGAGAAACTGTCCCAACTCGGCAGCGCATGGCCGGGCAACGACGAGATCAGCGGCAACGTCGCGCCCATGCAGGAGGTGTTCGCGCGCGGAGGATCGAACGGCGAGCACGGCGTCGGTCACCTCACCCGCGTGTTCGGCACCGCGCCGGTCAGCGCGACGGAGGGCGTCGACCGGATCGCCGCCCTGCAACGCGAGGTCGTCGAGGGCACGCGGCTGCGCATCCCCGCGATCGTGCACGAGGAGTGCCTCACCGGGTTCACCACCTACGGCGCCACCGTGTACCCGTCCCCACTGGCGTGCGCCGCGACGTTCGACCCCGGCCTCGTCGAACGCATGGCGGCGGCCATAGCCGAGGACATGCGATCCGTGGGAGTGCACCAAGGTCTTTCGCCGGTACTCGACGTCGTGCGCGACCCGAGATGGGGACGCGTCGAGGAAACCATGGGCGAGGACCCGTACCTGGTGGCGACCATGGGTACCGCGTATGTGCGTGGCCTGGAGGACGGCGGGATCATCGCGACGCTGAAACACTTCGTCGGCTACTCCGCCTCGCACGCGGCCCGCAACCACGCCCCGGTGTCGATCGGTCCCCGTGAGCTTCGCGACGTGCTGCTGCCGCCCTTCGAAATGGCGATCCGCGACGGCGGCGCACGGTCGGTGATGAACGCCTACGTCGACCTCGACGGTGTGCCGGTCGCCGCCAGCGACGAGCTGCTCACGACGGTGTTGCGGCAGGAGTGGGGCTTCGACGGCGTCGTGGTGTCCGACTACTGGGCGATCCCGTTCCTGAGGACCATGCACGGCGTCGCCGACACCTCGGGCGGCGCGGGCGCGCTCGCACTGGCGGCGGGCATCGACGTGGAACTGCCGCACACTCTGTGCTACGGCAAGGAATTGCTCGAACTGGTGCGTTGCGGCGACCTCGCGGAGCAGGTCGTCGACCGTTCGGTGCTGCGCCTGCTGCAGCAGAAGGCAGAACTCGGCCTGCTCGACCCCGACTGGACCCCGCGACCGGACGCGGGCGCCGACGTGGACCTGGACTCGGCGCGCAACAGGGAACTGGCGAGGCAGCTCGCCGAACGGTCGGTGGTGCTGCTCGGCAACGACGGCACACTGCCGATGGCGGCCGAATCCGGCCACATCGCCGTGGTGGGTCCCTGCGCAGACCAGCCGCAGGCGTTTCTGGGCTGCTACTCATACCCCAACCACGTGCTGCCGAGGTATCCGGAGCTGGACCTCGGTGTCGACGTGCCCTCACTTGTCACGGCACTGCGCACGGAGTTCCCAGCCGCCCGGTTCACCACCAAACTCGGTTGCCCGGTCAGCGAGCCCGACACCTCCGGTATCGCCGATGCCGTCGCGGCGGCGAAGCAGGCCGACGTCTGCGTGGCCGTTGTGGGCGACAGGTCCGGCATGTTCGGCGGCGGCACCTCGGGAGAGGGCTGCGACGCCGCCGATCTGAGTCTTCCCGGTGTGCAGGAGCAACTGCTCGACGAGTTGCTGGCGACCGGCACACCCGTCGTCGTCGTAGTGGTCTCCGGGCGGCCGTACGCGCTGGGCAGGCATGCCGACCGCGCGGCCGCGCTGGTGCAGGCCTTCCTGCCCGGCGAGGAGGGCGGCCCCGCCGTGGCGGGGGTGCTGAGCGGCCGGATCAACCCCAGCGGACGGCTTCCGGTGCAGCTTCCCCGCGACCCCGGCGGCCAGCCCGCCACATACCTGCACCCGCCGCTCGGCGGCAACAGTCAGGGCATCAGCAACCTCGACCCCACACCGCTGTTCCCGTTCGGGCACGGGCTGTCCTTCACCGAGTTCCGTTACGAGCGGCTGCGGCTGAGCGCGCAACGCGTACCCACCGACGGCGAGCTGTCGATCTCGGTGGAGATCCGAAACGTCGGTGAGCGCGCGGGCGAGGAAGTGGTCCAGCTGTACCTGCGGGACGTGCTGGCGCAGGTGACCAGACCGGTGCGGCAACTGGCCGGGTACGCACGGGTCGGCCTGCCCGCGGGCGGGCGGGCAAGGGTGACCTTCCGGCTGCACGCCGACCGCACCAACTTCACCGGAACCGACCTGCGCAGGATCGTCGAACCGGGCACCGTGGAGGTGTTCGTGGGCGCCTCCGTCGCCGAACTGCCGTGCTCGGGCCGGTTCGAGTTGACCGGTCCGCTGCGCCAGGTCGGGCCCGATCGGGTGCTGACCACACCAGCCGAGGTGACAGTGCTTTCCGACTGA
- a CDS encoding LacI family DNA-binding transcriptional regulator has translation MVAEAAGVSLPTASKVLNGRGDVAAATRGRVEKAVRELGYVPVSGRRNTNQNRIVDLVFDDLVSPYSLEVLRGVTQAGAEAGVDVVVSRAPTGKAAEAANWAGKLKTGGREGLIVVTSELSLEQVEAFARAGIALVVIDPLNLPRVEVTSVGATNWSGGLTATEHLLSLGHQRIAFAGGPRQASCARARLHGYRAALEKAGTAADDSLVLHGAFGYPDGLEMGGRLLDLPKRPTAVFAASDATAVGVMEAARRRGLRVPQDLSVVGFDDTILATLATPALTVVRQPLPDMGRVALRTLLRLIDGESLDSHHVELATKLVVRDSTAAISGQGER, from the coding sequence ATGGTGGCCGAAGCCGCGGGCGTTTCGCTGCCGACGGCGTCGAAGGTGCTGAACGGCCGCGGGGACGTCGCCGCGGCCACCCGCGGCAGGGTGGAGAAGGCGGTGAGGGAGCTGGGTTACGTGCCCGTGTCCGGCCGCCGCAACACGAACCAGAACCGGATCGTGGACCTCGTCTTCGACGACCTGGTCAGCCCCTACTCGCTCGAGGTGCTGCGCGGCGTCACGCAGGCAGGCGCGGAGGCGGGGGTCGACGTGGTCGTCAGCAGGGCACCCACCGGCAAGGCCGCCGAGGCGGCGAACTGGGCGGGCAAACTGAAGACGGGCGGGCGCGAGGGCCTGATCGTGGTGACCTCGGAGCTGAGCCTGGAGCAGGTCGAGGCCTTCGCCAGAGCGGGCATCGCGCTGGTGGTGATCGACCCGCTCAACCTGCCGAGGGTCGAGGTGACCAGCGTCGGAGCCACCAACTGGTCGGGCGGGTTGACCGCGACCGAACACCTGCTCTCGCTCGGGCACCAGCGCATCGCGTTCGCGGGCGGACCGCGGCAGGCGTCCTGCGCCCGCGCCAGGTTGCACGGTTACCGCGCCGCGCTGGAGAAGGCAGGAACAGCGGCGGACGACTCGCTGGTGCTGCACGGCGCCTTCGGTTACCCCGACGGCCTCGAGATGGGCGGGCGGCTGCTGGATCTGCCGAAGCGACCGACCGCGGTGTTCGCGGCCAGCGACGCGACGGCGGTGGGCGTCATGGAGGCCGCCAGGCGGCGTGGGCTGCGGGTGCCGCAAGACCTCAGCGTCGTCGGCTTCGACGACACCATCCTGGCCACCCTCGCCACACCCGCACTGACCGTCGTCCGACAGCCGCTGCCCGACATGGGCAGGGTCGCGCTGCGCACGCTGCTGCGGCTGATCGACGGCGAAAGCCTTGACTCTCACCACGTCGAACTCGCCACGAAGCTCGTCGTGCGTGACTCGACGGCAGCCATCTCAGGACAGGGAGAACGATGA
- a CDS encoding glutathione S-transferase family protein yields MTIPTDPETGEFHRAPNRFTDRITADGRDGWPVEPGRYRLVVSRACPWASRALVVRRLLGLEDVLSVAVADPIQDERSWRFTLDPDGRDPVLGIRFLAEAYHKADPDYTGGISVPAVVDIPSGKLVTNDYPRITIDLSTEWTAYHREGAPKLYPEPLREEIDRVNDEVYADVNAAVYEAGFATKQSAYEDAYQRLFSRLDRLAERLAGNRYLVGDTITEADIRLFTTLVRFDAVYHGHFKCNRNKLAESPVLWAYARDLFQTPGFGDTVDFDHIKRHYYQVHEQLNPTRIVPKGPDLSGWLTSHGRESLGGRPFGDGTPPPPPPRQETLPPQW; encoded by the coding sequence ATGACCATCCCGACGGACCCGGAAACCGGCGAGTTCCACCGGGCGCCCAACAGGTTCACCGACCGGATCACCGCCGACGGTCGCGACGGTTGGCCGGTCGAACCCGGCAGGTACCGACTCGTGGTCAGCCGCGCCTGCCCGTGGGCCAGCCGCGCGCTCGTGGTGCGCAGGCTGCTGGGGCTGGAGGACGTGCTGTCCGTGGCGGTGGCCGACCCGATCCAGGACGAGCGCAGCTGGCGGTTCACCCTCGACCCCGACGGGCGTGACCCGGTGCTCGGTATCCGGTTCCTCGCCGAGGCCTACCACAAGGCCGACCCCGACTACACCGGCGGCATCAGCGTGCCCGCGGTCGTGGACATCCCCAGCGGCAAGCTCGTGACCAACGACTACCCGCGGATCACGATCGATCTGTCCACCGAGTGGACCGCGTATCACCGCGAGGGCGCGCCGAAGTTGTACCCCGAGCCGTTGCGCGAGGAGATCGACCGCGTCAACGACGAGGTGTACGCCGACGTCAACGCGGCGGTCTACGAAGCGGGGTTCGCCACCAAGCAGTCCGCCTACGAGGACGCCTACCAGCGGCTGTTCTCCCGGCTCGACCGGCTCGCCGAGCGGCTCGCGGGCAACCGGTACCTCGTCGGCGACACCATCACCGAGGCCGACATCAGGCTGTTCACCACGCTGGTCCGGTTCGACGCCGTCTACCACGGGCACTTCAAGTGCAACCGGAACAAGCTCGCCGAGTCGCCGGTGCTGTGGGCCTACGCACGTGACCTGTTCCAGACCCCGGGTTTCGGCGACACCGTGGATTTCGACCACATCAAGCGGCACTACTACCAGGTTCACGAGCAGCTCAACCCGACGCGGATCGTGCCGAAAGGTCCGGACCTTTCCGGCTGGCTCACCTCACACGGGCGGGAATCCCTTGGTGGCAGGCCGTTCGGCGACGGTACGCCGCCTCCTCCGCCACCGCGTCAGGAGACCCTGCCACCGCAGTGGTGA
- a CDS encoding MFS transporter has protein sequence MLADVVPLYTLYALLFAETGLTEAQISALFAIWSVVGVLAEVPTGALADRFSRRTALVAGSVAQAACYALWTAHPGFLAFAAGFVLWGLGGTLVSGALEALLYDGLAAAGAGEHFARVYGDVHAMGLVAQLPAAAAAALLYPVGGFALVGWASVGTCLTAAFVASRLPEPPRAHGEPDGAHRTRYLFTLRTGIAEAFRRPLVRGAVLAVALLASLDGLEEYFPLLAGQWQVPVTWIPLAVVAIPLAGAVGSALAGRLGLHRLRAGRLALLLAASVPPLLLASVLARPVSLVAVAAGYAVYRAVLVVGSARLQERIESTSRATVTSVAGLGTDLASLLLFGAWAVAGLPAVAVLALLVAAALPYGLRSAGSGVRGRVPT, from the coding sequence TTGCTGGCCGACGTCGTACCGCTGTACACGCTGTACGCGCTGCTCTTCGCCGAAACCGGCCTCACCGAAGCGCAGATCTCGGCGCTGTTCGCCATCTGGTCGGTCGTCGGCGTGCTGGCGGAGGTGCCGACGGGGGCGCTGGCCGACCGGTTCTCCCGCAGAACCGCGCTCGTGGCCGGGTCCGTGGCGCAGGCCGCCTGCTACGCGCTGTGGACCGCCCACCCCGGATTCCTGGCGTTCGCCGCCGGTTTCGTGTTGTGGGGGCTGGGCGGCACGCTCGTCTCGGGAGCCCTCGAGGCGCTGCTGTACGACGGGTTGGCCGCCGCGGGGGCGGGCGAGCACTTCGCCCGCGTCTACGGCGACGTACACGCCATGGGGCTGGTGGCGCAGTTGCCGGCAGCCGCGGCCGCCGCTCTGCTCTACCCGGTGGGCGGTTTCGCGCTGGTCGGCTGGGCCAGCGTCGGTACCTGCCTCACCGCCGCGTTCGTCGCCTCCCGGTTGCCGGAGCCGCCCCGCGCCCACGGTGAGCCCGACGGTGCCCACCGGACCCGGTACCTGTTCACCCTGCGCACGGGCATTGCGGAGGCGTTTCGGCGTCCGCTGGTGCGCGGCGCCGTGCTCGCGGTCGCGTTGCTGGCCTCCCTCGACGGGCTGGAGGAGTACTTTCCGCTGCTGGCCGGGCAGTGGCAGGTGCCGGTGACGTGGATTCCGCTCGCGGTGGTGGCCATCCCGCTGGCGGGTGCGGTGGGCTCGGCACTGGCGGGCAGGCTGGGGCTGCACCGGCTGCGGGCAGGCAGGCTGGCGCTGCTGCTCGCGGCGTCCGTGCCGCCACTGCTGCTGGCATCGGTGCTGGCGCGGCCGGTGAGCCTGGTGGCGGTGGCGGCGGGCTACGCCGTCTACCGCGCCGTGCTGGTGGTGGGCAGCGCCCGGCTGCAGGAGCGAATCGAGAGCACGTCGCGAGCCACCGTCACCTCCGTCGCCGGGCTCGGCACCGACCTTGCCTCGTTGTTGCTGTTCGGTGCGTGGGCGGTGGCGGGCCTGCCTGCCGTGGCCGTACTGGCGCTGCTGGTGGCGGCCGCGCTGCCGTACGGATTGCGGTCGGCGGGCTCGGGAGTCCGCGGCCGGGTGCCAACGTGA
- a CDS encoding CoA-binding protein has protein sequence MESMDAETNAEAARILREFSTIAVVGCSRDPAKAAHSVPAAMRAAGFRIIPVNPVADTLLGERVYRHLSDIDEPVEVVEVFRPGPEAPAVAEEAVRIGAKALWLQQGITSGRAREIAREAGLAYVEDRCMAVVRAVNGIRKDAA, from the coding sequence ATGGAGAGCATGGATGCCGAAACGAATGCCGAGGCGGCTCGGATACTTCGCGAGTTCAGCACCATAGCGGTGGTCGGTTGCAGCCGCGACCCGGCCAAGGCCGCGCACTCGGTACCCGCCGCGATGCGCGCCGCGGGTTTTCGGATCATCCCGGTCAACCCGGTAGCCGACACCCTGCTCGGCGAGCGCGTGTATCGCCACCTCAGCGACATCGACGAGCCGGTGGAGGTGGTGGAGGTGTTCCGGCCGGGACCGGAAGCACCCGCTGTCGCCGAGGAGGCGGTGCGGATCGGGGCCAAGGCGTTGTGGCTGCAACAGGGCATCACCTCCGGCAGGGCACGCGAGATCGCACGGGAGGCCGGCCTGGCCTACGTCGAGGACCGCTGCATGGCCGTGGTGCGCGCCGTCAACGGCATCCGCAAGGACGCGGCTTAG
- a CDS encoding crotonase/enoyl-CoA hydratase family protein has translation MSGEPVRVERQGQVATVILSRPDARNAVDGPTAAALADAFAVFDADDSLSVAVLWGEGGTFCAGADLKAIGTPRGNRVEPDGAGPMGPTRMRLSKPVIAAVRGHAVAGGLELALWCDLRVASADAVFGVFCRRWGVPLIDGATVRLPRLIGASRAMDLVLTGRAVDADEALSIGLVNRVVPQGRERERAEELAAELARFPQTCLRHDRLSLLEQEGLPQQQAMAVEWRHGMVSLATDAEAGARRFASGAGRGGSFSDLG, from the coding sequence ATGTCCGGTGAACCGGTGCGGGTGGAACGGCAGGGACAGGTGGCGACGGTGATCCTGTCGCGGCCGGATGCGCGCAACGCCGTGGACGGTCCGACCGCCGCAGCGCTCGCCGACGCGTTCGCCGTCTTCGACGCCGACGACTCGCTGTCGGTGGCCGTGCTGTGGGGCGAAGGCGGCACCTTCTGCGCGGGCGCCGATCTCAAGGCCATCGGCACGCCGAGGGGCAACCGGGTGGAGCCGGACGGCGCGGGTCCGATGGGGCCGACCCGGATGCGGCTGAGCAAGCCGGTGATCGCGGCGGTACGTGGTCACGCCGTCGCGGGCGGGTTGGAACTCGCGCTGTGGTGCGACCTGCGGGTGGCCTCGGCGGACGCGGTCTTCGGGGTGTTCTGCAGGCGCTGGGGTGTGCCGCTGATCGACGGCGCAACGGTGCGGCTACCGAGGCTGATCGGCGCCAGCAGGGCGATGGACCTGGTGCTCACCGGCCGTGCCGTGGACGCCGACGAGGCGCTGAGCATCGGGCTGGTCAACCGGGTCGTGCCGCAGGGGCGGGAGCGGGAGCGGGCCGAGGAACTCGCCGCCGAACTCGCCCGATTCCCGCAGACGTGCCTTCGGCACGATCGGCTTTCCCTGCTCGAACAGGAGGGGCTGCCGCAGCAGCAGGCGATGGCGGTGGAGTGGCGGCACGGGATGGTCTCGCTCGCCACCGACGCCGAGGCCGGAGCCCGCCGGTTCGCATCAGGCGCGGGAAGGGGCGGTTCGTTCTCCGACCTCGGCTGA
- a CDS encoding extracellular solute-binding protein: protein MRLGNRRSALLAGAVTALLMLVTACGTSGPGADSGASAWALTGGDEQTIRTSFESWNEGHPDSAINVEFFANDAYKQKIRTAIGANDAPTLIFGWGGGTLKEWVAGGKVADLSAEIEKSPQLVDRFLPSVLETGKVDGKTYALPNNGMQPVLLYYNKDVFAKVGAEPPRTWQDLMALVPKFKQAGIAPLAIGGQSKWPQLMWEEYLVDRIGGPEVFNAIAANEPGAWSHPAIKQANRMIQELVAAGGFVKGFNSIASDSAADSALLYTGKAAMLLMGSWAYPTIKESAPDFIAEGKLGYTTFPTVEGGKGDPANIVGNPANFWAVSAQATDEERRVALEYLTDGMMNDAYVDTLLSGGSVPPVSGIEDKFAGTDEPEYLSFVYELASDAPSFQLSWDQALSPKQADALLNNLEQLFLNEITPEQFSANMDKTIEQ, encoded by the coding sequence ATGAGACTGGGCAACCGGCGCTCGGCGTTACTGGCGGGGGCTGTGACCGCGCTGCTGATGCTGGTCACCGCCTGTGGAACGAGTGGCCCCGGCGCGGATTCCGGTGCGTCGGCGTGGGCGCTCACCGGCGGCGACGAGCAGACCATCCGCACGTCGTTCGAGTCGTGGAACGAAGGCCACCCCGACTCAGCGATCAACGTGGAGTTCTTCGCCAACGACGCCTACAAGCAGAAGATCCGCACGGCGATCGGCGCGAACGACGCACCGACCCTGATCTTCGGCTGGGGCGGCGGCACGCTCAAGGAGTGGGTGGCGGGCGGCAAGGTGGCAGACCTCAGCGCCGAGATCGAGAAGTCGCCGCAACTCGTGGACAGGTTCCTGCCCTCGGTGCTGGAGACGGGCAAGGTGGACGGCAAGACCTACGCGTTGCCCAACAACGGGATGCAGCCCGTGCTGCTGTACTACAACAAGGACGTCTTCGCCAAGGTCGGTGCCGAGCCGCCGAGGACCTGGCAGGACCTGATGGCGTTGGTGCCGAAGTTCAAGCAGGCAGGTATCGCCCCGCTGGCGATAGGCGGGCAGAGCAAGTGGCCGCAGCTGATGTGGGAGGAGTACCTCGTCGACCGCATCGGTGGTCCCGAGGTGTTCAACGCCATCGCGGCCAACGAGCCGGGGGCGTGGTCGCACCCGGCGATCAAGCAGGCGAACCGGATGATCCAGGAACTCGTCGCCGCCGGTGGCTTCGTGAAGGGCTTCAACTCCATCGCCTCCGACAGCGCCGCCGACTCCGCGCTGCTCTACACCGGAAAGGCGGCGATGCTGCTGATGGGGTCATGGGCCTACCCGACGATCAAGGAGTCGGCGCCTGACTTCATCGCCGAAGGCAAGCTGGGTTACACCACCTTCCCCACCGTCGAGGGTGGTAAGGGCGACCCCGCGAACATCGTGGGCAACCCCGCCAACTTCTGGGCGGTTTCGGCACAGGCAACCGACGAGGAGAGGCGGGTGGCGCTGGAATACCTCACCGACGGCATGATGAACGACGCCTATGTGGACACCCTGCTCTCCGGTGGCTCGGTGCCGCCGGTCTCGGGCATCGAGGACAAGTTCGCCGGTACCGACGAGCCGGAGTACCTCTCCTTCGTCTACGAGTTGGCAAGTGACGCGCCGAGTTTCCAGCTGTCGTGGGACCAGGCACTGTCGCCCAAGCAGGCCGACGCGCTGCTCAACAACCTCGAGCAACTGTTCCTCAACGAGATCACTCCGGAGCAGTTCTCCGCGAACATGGACAAGACGATCGAACAGTGA